One window of Sphingobacteriales bacterium genomic DNA carries:
- a CDS encoding type II toxin-antitoxin system PemK/MazF family toxin: MKQNFFKGEIVNVNLGEPPKEIKGHEQGWERPCIIIKSFNNLGLAVVVPMTTKKPKYSLYTIVKFDKGTAGLTADSYALCHQIRAISFDRILSKRAKLDNKNMLKILSVLLDTLEL, encoded by the coding sequence ATGAAGCAGAATTTTTTTAAAGGCGAAATTGTAAATGTAAACCTTGGGGAACCACCCAAAGAAATTAAAGGACACGAACAAGGTTGGGAAAGACCTTGTATAATCATAAAATCATTCAACAATCTTGGCTTGGCAGTAGTTGTTCCGATGACAACTAAAAAACCAAAATATAGTTTATACACGATTGTGAAATTCGACAAAGGAACTGCGGGACTTACTGCCGACAGTTATGCTTTATGTCATCAAATCAGAGCAATTTCCTTTGACAGAATTCTAAGCAAACGAGCAAAGCTGGATAACAAAAACATGTTGAAAATACTTTCTGTTCTTTTGGACACTTTGGAGCTTTGA
- a CDS encoding DUF4625 domain-containing protein, translating to MKKMFSFLVLLGILSIVAVSCTKDQDTEAPEISGSKINGLDENIEIGAGTEMVITATFTDNEGLQQFKIDIHDAFDGHAHGKTEDYTMFSYQQVYSISGTMAQETQSIAVPENATAGPYHCVLTAIDAKGNESDFVELDLILTNTGQAMIEVVSPDFSQEMEAVKGEVLTLTGTITDNDDLVSVKIELGEEEEHGHGKTTESEPIYEMTFELPGNNDTTWDMNNAQILIPSNAASGHYILTMSAIDSDGNMSFKKGEVHID from the coding sequence ATGAAAAAAATGTTTTCTTTTTTGGTTTTATTGGGCATATTAAGCATCGTAGCAGTTTCCTGTACCAAAGATCAGGATACGGAAGCGCCTGAAATTTCCGGTTCTAAGATTAACGGGTTGGATGAAAATATAGAAATAGGTGCAGGAACCGAAATGGTAATTACTGCAACTTTTACCGACAATGAAGGGCTTCAGCAGTTCAAGATAGACATACATGATGCCTTTGACGGACATGCTCACGGTAAAACTGAAGACTACACCATGTTTTCATATCAACAGGTCTATTCTATATCCGGAACGATGGCTCAGGAAACACAAAGCATTGCTGTACCTGAAAATGCGACGGCAGGACCCTATCATTGTGTGCTTACGGCTATTGATGCAAAAGGCAATGAAAGCGATTTTGTAGAATTGGATCTTATTCTGACCAATACGGGTCAGGCGATGATTGAAGTTGTTTCTCCCGATTTCAGTCAGGAGATGGAAGCGGTAAAAGGGGAGGTATTAACATTAACCGGCACAATAACAGACAATGACGATTTGGTCAGTGTCAAAATCGAGTTGGGAGAAGAAGAAGAGCATGGCCATGGAAAAACGACAGAATCGGAACCGATTTACGAAATGACCTTCGAACTTCCCGGAAATAACGATACCACCTGGGATATGAACAATGCACAAATCTTGATTCCTTCAAATGCGGCTTCCGGTCATTATATTTTAACGATGTCTGCGATTGACTCGGACGGCAATATGAGTTTTAAAAAGGGAGAAGTCCATATTGACTAA
- a CDS encoding SRPBCC family protein, with protein sequence MVDILTEIIINKPVEIVAAYAANPDNAPEWYVNIKGVEWKTPKPLTSGTMVEFITHFLGRKLIYTYVVTEFAENEKLVMRTATGPFPMETTYTWTGIDQNSTRMTLRNRGNPTGFSKFFAPFMEIMMQKANRNDLKRIRTILESR encoded by the coding sequence ATGGTGGACATACTAACTGAAATCATCATTAACAAACCAGTTGAAATTGTAGCGGCTTATGCAGCCAATCCCGACAATGCCCCTGAATGGTATGTGAACATTAAAGGGGTGGAATGGAAAACACCTAAACCCTTGACAAGCGGAACAATGGTGGAATTTATAACCCATTTTCTTGGACGAAAACTCATCTATACCTATGTAGTTACCGAGTTTGCTGAAAATGAAAAATTAGTGATGCGCACAGCAACCGGTCCTTTTCCGATGGAAACAACTTATACATGGACGGGAATAGATCAAAATTCTACCCGGATGACCCTTCGCAATCGGGGAAATCCCACCGGGTTTTCGAAATTTTTTGCCCCGTTTATGGAAATAATGATGCAAAAAGCCAACCGCAATGACCTGAAACGCATCCGGACTATTTTGGAAAGCAGGTAG
- a CDS encoding methylmalonyl-CoA mutase has product MERKQKFETDSGIPIQRVYQSLPEGFTTENPGEFPFTRGVHEGMYRSRLWTMRQYAGFSTAEESNRRYRYLLSQGTTGLSVAFDLPTQIGYDSDHPFAEGEVGKVGVAIDSIRDIEALFDGIKLQDISTSMTINATAYILLALYITLAKKQGADLTQLNGTIQNDILKEYAARGTYIYPPRQSMRIITDIFAYCSKELPKWNTISISGYHIREAGSTAAQELAFTLANGKAYLKAALDVGLNIDVFSKRLSFFFNAHNNFFEEIAKFRAARRMWAQITKQLGATSPQAQMMRFHTQTGGSTLTAQQPLVNISRVTLQALASVLGGTQSLHTNGYDEALSLPTEEAARIALRTQQVIAYESGVTDTVDPMAGSFFIEHLTNQIEAAAWKYIEKIDVMGGSVVAIEQGYMQEEIAKAAYQYQKDIESHEKIIVGVNQFTMEEPHQNQLFKVDDSIRTIQTERLRELKSNRNADEVKLALDEVVRCGKENINLMPAVIAAVECHATLGEIADSLRTVFGEYKG; this is encoded by the coding sequence ATGGAACGAAAACAAAAGTTTGAGACAGATTCCGGCATCCCTATCCAACGGGTTTATCAGTCGTTGCCCGAAGGATTTACAACCGAAAATCCGGGCGAGTTTCCTTTTACCCGCGGCGTTCACGAGGGTATGTACCGGAGCAGGCTCTGGACAATGCGGCAATATGCCGGTTTTTCGACAGCCGAGGAATCCAACCGGCGATATCGCTATCTTTTATCACAGGGAACCACCGGATTGTCGGTTGCTTTTGACCTGCCGACGCAAATAGGGTATGATTCAGACCACCCCTTTGCAGAAGGTGAAGTTGGAAAAGTTGGGGTAGCTATCGATTCTATCAGAGATATAGAAGCCTTGTTTGACGGAATCAAGTTGCAGGACATTTCAACCTCTATGACCATCAATGCCACTGCGTATATTTTGCTGGCGCTTTATATTACCCTTGCCAAAAAACAAGGGGCTGATTTGACTCAACTTAACGGAACCATTCAAAACGACATCCTGAAAGAATATGCGGCAAGAGGCACCTATATTTACCCGCCCCGGCAGAGTATGCGCATCATTACCGATATTTTTGCCTATTGCAGCAAAGAGTTGCCAAAATGGAACACCATTTCCATTTCGGGCTACCATATTCGCGAAGCAGGATCAACCGCAGCTCAGGAATTAGCCTTTACCCTTGCCAACGGAAAAGCCTATCTGAAAGCGGCCCTGGATGTAGGGTTGAATATTGATGTGTTTTCAAAACGGTTGTCGTTCTTTTTTAATGCACATAACAATTTTTTTGAGGAAATCGCCAAATTCAGAGCAGCCCGGAGAATGTGGGCACAGATTACCAAACAACTCGGTGCAACTTCACCACAGGCACAAATGATGCGGTTTCATACTCAAACGGGGGGATCTACCTTAACAGCCCAACAACCTTTGGTTAATATCAGCCGCGTAACTTTACAGGCGTTGGCCTCGGTTTTGGGCGGCACGCAGTCGTTACATACCAACGGATATGACGAGGCCTTGTCATTGCCCACCGAAGAAGCTGCCCGGATAGCACTTAGAACACAACAAGTCATCGCCTATGAAAGCGGGGTTACCGATACGGTTGACCCAATGGCCGGTTCTTTTTTTATCGAACACCTGACCAATCAGATAGAAGCGGCCGCATGGAAATACATCGAAAAAATTGATGTCATGGGCGGCTCGGTGGTGGCCATCGAACAGGGCTATATGCAGGAGGAAATTGCAAAAGCGGCTTATCAATATCAAAAAGACATAGAAAGCCACGAAAAAATTATCGTAGGGGTCAATCAGTTTACAATGGAAGAACCACACCAAAATCAACTGTTTAAGGTGGATGATTCCATACGAACCATTCAGACCGAACGTTTAAGGGAGCTTAAATCAAACAGAAACGCAGATGAAGTGAAGCTGGCTTTAGACGAAGTTGTGCGGTGTGGAAAGGAAAATATCAACCTGATGCCGGCAGTAATTGCTGCTGTTGAATGTCATGCCACCCTTGGTGAAATCGCCGATTCGTTGCGCACTGTTTTTGGAGAATATAAAGGGTAA
- the ligA gene encoding NAD-dependent DNA ligase LigA, which produces MYTQEQSENIKQLTGQLLSIRRSNLFELKEKEAAELSGQLKTAINYYDWQYYVQSAQVIPDVDYDFLFDLLKTLEQQFPALQTPDSPTQRVARGLSDEFQTVTHLVPMLSLDKAYAPADLINWDIAVKKLTERPDIVYSVEPKFDGSSITLIYENDFLVRGATRGNGVEGEEITNNVKTIPTIPLKAAFSAFGIARAEVRGEVVIDKNKFEQINALRLEKGETLLSSPRNSAAGALRLKDASKIGERKLEAFVFQLGVAYDAHGNDITIRTLQTHTESMSIMYDLGFKTPLKTRDESVHICKNIDEVIAYCQNWMQHRKEFPYEIDGLVVKVNDLQLQDVCGATSHHPRWAIAFKFDARQATTILERVEFQVGRTGAITPVAKLQTVNLSGANISNASLHNQDFIVEKDIRIGDKVLIERAGDVIPYIVEALVNERTGQEQPIVFPDNCPSCGSVLVKSNDESVWRCVNADCPAQVEERIIHFVSKDAMDIRGLGDKIVRLFFNLGYIQSIEDIYRLPYDKIGLMEGWGQKSVENLMISVEASKSRPLAQLIVGLGIREVGNTTAQTLVKSIQSLTDLQHYTVEQLLQLPDIGPKVAQNVVSFFSEPKNRKMIASLEELGVNIRKSEEDMPVQGGIFSGKTFLFTGSLQRYKRSQAEKLVEQYGGTILGSVSKNLNYLVVGSDPGSKLDKARKINTITVLTEDDFFEMVTNG; this is translated from the coding sequence ATGTACACACAGGAACAATCCGAAAATATCAAACAACTGACCGGCCAATTGCTGAGCATCAGGCGCAGCAACCTGTTTGAACTAAAAGAAAAGGAAGCTGCCGAACTTTCAGGGCAATTAAAAACGGCTATTAACTATTACGACTGGCAATATTACGTTCAGTCGGCACAGGTCATTCCGGATGTGGACTACGATTTTTTGTTCGATTTGCTCAAAACTCTCGAACAACAGTTCCCCGCTCTTCAAACGCCGGATTCTCCCACACAGAGAGTGGCAAGGGGTTTAAGTGACGAATTTCAGACGGTTACTCATTTAGTGCCAATGCTTTCGTTAGATAAAGCTTATGCCCCTGCAGATTTAATCAATTGGGATATTGCGGTAAAAAAACTCACCGAAAGACCTGATATTGTCTATTCGGTTGAGCCGAAGTTTGACGGTTCGAGCATTACCCTGATTTATGAAAACGATTTTTTGGTGCGCGGCGCAACAAGGGGAAACGGGGTGGAAGGAGAAGAAATTACCAACAATGTAAAAACCATACCGACAATTCCGCTCAAAGCAGCCTTTTCAGCTTTTGGAATCGCCCGGGCAGAGGTCAGGGGAGAAGTAGTGATTGACAAAAACAAATTTGAACAAATCAATGCGCTCCGTCTTGAAAAAGGGGAAACGCTGCTTTCAAGTCCTCGCAATTCGGCGGCAGGAGCGTTGAGGCTAAAGGATGCCTCCAAAATAGGGGAACGCAAACTGGAAGCCTTTGTGTTTCAGTTGGGGGTTGCTTATGATGCTCATGGAAATGACATTACCATCCGAACCCTGCAAACACATACCGAAAGTATGAGCATCATGTATGACCTCGGCTTTAAAACACCCTTGAAAACCCGCGATGAAAGCGTGCATATCTGCAAAAACATTGACGAAGTGATTGCCTACTGTCAAAACTGGATGCAGCACCGCAAAGAGTTCCCCTATGAAATAGACGGGTTGGTGGTTAAGGTCAACGACCTTCAATTACAGGATGTTTGCGGAGCAACCTCACACCACCCCCGTTGGGCTATAGCTTTTAAGTTTGACGCAAGACAGGCAACCACGATTCTTGAACGGGTCGAGTTTCAGGTTGGAAGAACCGGCGCAATTACCCCTGTTGCCAAACTGCAAACGGTCAATCTTTCGGGTGCTAATATTTCGAATGCTTCGCTTCACAATCAGGATTTTATAGTAGAAAAAGACATCCGTATCGGCGACAAAGTTTTGATTGAACGTGCAGGTGATGTTATTCCCTATATTGTCGAGGCTTTGGTCAATGAACGCACCGGTCAGGAGCAGCCTATTGTTTTTCCTGACAACTGCCCTTCTTGTGGAAGTGTTTTGGTAAAATCGAACGACGAAAGTGTTTGGCGATGTGTTAATGCCGACTGTCCGGCACAGGTAGAAGAGCGCATCATTCATTTTGTTTCAAAAGATGCGATGGACATCAGAGGGTTGGGCGATAAAATTGTACGTTTGTTTTTTAACCTCGGCTATATCCAGTCTATAGAAGACATTTACCGGCTTCCTTATGATAAAATCGGGCTGATGGAGGGTTGGGGACAAAAATCGGTAGAAAACCTGATGATCAGTGTTGAAGCATCAAAAAGCCGTCCCTTGGCACAACTGATTGTAGGTTTGGGTATTCGCGAAGTGGGAAACACGACCGCCCAAACCTTGGTAAAATCCATCCAATCACTCACCGACCTGCAACATTATACCGTTGAACAGCTTTTACAATTGCCCGATATCGGCCCGAAAGTGGCGCAAAATGTGGTCAGTTTTTTCAGCGAACCCAAAAACCGGAAGATGATTGCATCTTTGGAAGAATTAGGAGTGAACATCCGAAAAAGCGAAGAAGACATGCCTGTTCAGGGAGGGATTTTTAGCGGTAAAACCTTTTTGTTTACCGGCTCACTGCAACGGTATAAAAGAAGTCAGGCCGAAAAATTGGTCGAGCAATACGGAGGCACGATTTTAGGATCGGTCAGCAAAAACCTGAACTATCTGGTAGTGGGCAGCGATCCGGGTTCGAAACTCGACAAAGCCCGAAAAATCAATACCATTACCGTTTTGACGGAAGATGATTTTTTTGAGATGGTTACAAACGGGTAA
- a CDS encoding transposase yields MKKKGTENLGAKRIVPQKEVIGIDVSSKSHSVRIGYKLPIEETVHIGEEKTFANDDQGHEALLAYVTKFTHPDCTNRVFVMEATGIYHEDLAYYLDKSGAFVTVVLPSRAMAYKKSENVLSKTDGIDARLLVKMGLRRP; encoded by the coding sequence ATGAAGAAAAAAGGAACTGAGAACTTGGGTGCTAAAAGAATAGTGCCACAAAAAGAAGTTATTGGCATAGATGTATCTTCTAAGAGCCATTCGGTTCGTATTGGATACAAACTGCCTATAGAGGAAACGGTACATATTGGAGAGGAAAAGACCTTTGCCAATGATGATCAGGGTCATGAAGCCTTGTTAGCGTATGTTACTAAATTCACCCACCCAGACTGTACTAACCGTGTTTTTGTGATGGAAGCTACGGGCATTTACCATGAGGATCTGGCTTATTATTTGGACAAGTCAGGAGCTTTTGTAACTGTTGTATTGCCCAGTAGAGCGATGGCATACAAAAAATCGGAAAATGTATTGTCAAAAACCGATGGTATAGATGCCCGCTTACTTGTTAAAATGGGCTTGAGAAGACCTTAG
- a CDS encoding class I SAM-dependent methyltransferase, which translates to MEDFNRKKHWETIYQTKSPGEVSWFQPVPETSLGLFRQLDIQPTAKIIDIGGGDSLLVDFLLNQGFEDITVLDISETALEKAKQRLGQHASKVKWIVADVVNFKPTELYDVWHDRAAFHFLTREEEVLTYLNIVQQSLNPSGFVIIGTFSEQGPKKCSGIEIKQYSEASMSETLNPFFEKVDCIMVDHQTPFQTIQNFIFCCFKKRTPAV; encoded by the coding sequence ATGGAAGATTTTAACCGAAAAAAACATTGGGAAACTATTTACCAAACCAAATCTCCGGGAGAAGTGAGTTGGTTTCAGCCTGTTCCGGAAACATCTCTCGGGTTATTCAGGCAGCTTGATATTCAACCAACCGCAAAAATCATAGACATCGGAGGAGGTGATAGTTTGTTGGTTGATTTTTTACTTAATCAGGGGTTTGAAGATATTACCGTCCTTGACATTTCTGAAACAGCACTTGAAAAGGCAAAACAACGGCTTGGACAGCATGCTTCAAAGGTTAAATGGATTGTTGCCGATGTGGTTAATTTTAAACCCACCGAACTTTATGATGTTTGGCACGACCGAGCAGCCTTTCACTTTTTAACCCGCGAAGAAGAAGTACTGACCTACCTAAACATCGTTCAACAAAGTTTAAACCCTTCAGGCTTTGTAATCATCGGCACTTTTTCGGAACAAGGTCCCAAAAAATGCAGCGGTATCGAAATCAAACAATATTCAGAAGCCTCAATGTCCGAAACACTGAATCCTTTTTTTGAAAAGGTTGACTGTATCATGGTTGACCATCAAACCCCTTTTCAGACCATTCAGAATTTTATCTTTTGCTGTTTCAAAAAAAGAACCCCGGCAGTTTGA
- a CDS encoding T9SS type A sorting domain-containing protein has translation MFSTKSYTFFQGRVNSLLFAVSLFWITALSFQNQIHAQATCTPSTLVSWDMNACASSYSSYTEFTATYPTSSCSGVSASNVYRSNPSTYKHACVLGQGNTGAAMSVSGATNSTYPSSSATKVKFEATITTSTPRQITALKFYAKSPTVSTTLAGSSTTNNYLQKYGIRIYKGSSLVYEASNLSLSTSWQLKTIDLSGDSDFQFSSTKTFKFELVAYKPVNNGCTINVWDLDNITIEGCCSTPVNCNDITGGSIGPNQTICSGGDPAIINNTSSATTSFSGGVKYLWFKYVGSSAPSSMSSATLISGATSASYDPPAGSVTAKTWYRRCAAPNSASCTTYNGETSWVYVNVTTPPTLVCEAKVNGTWSTLNNCAVTVCTGNSLWLSVNPNISTVVWTGPNGYNATGNDASISSSVTTSHAGTYTAVLTDNGCSSTATITVTVNNCTPPVNCNDVTGGYITPNQTICSGGDPAPITNSTSASTSYSGGVKYQWYKYVGSTAPSSLSSATLIPGATSSSYDPPAGSVTSKTWFVRAAAPNSESCTTYSGLSNWKYVSVTTPPTLTCKAKVNGTWNVLSNCAVTVCVGNSLYLGVLSDGSSFSWTGPNGFSSTNQYPLISNNVTAAHAGSYTIVVTKNGCTTSATIVVTVSTCGTPPNCGDITGGSIGNDQTICGGGDPSNIYSITDATTSYSGGVKYLWLLYVGATPPSSMSSATIIPGATSASYDPPAGSITSKTWFRRCAAPNSDECTTYNGETAWVYVDVAPNPDTPTPTTNSASNVCPATSVNLISLQPAAPSTPGGVFEWHTGNDASSPLVDNPTSVGNGTYYLFEKSTANCYSNGAMVTITITTCETVCDNYYNGGSVGYYQSQCGPYTPNEIIELEAPAGGSGASEYIWQSSADNWLWVTIVGATGASYQPDVISSSIYIRRGVRRVNCTSWRYSNAVLKEVTGPCGGTNVCDNFTSGGNIGYDESGTSPFDPSTIVETTAPNGGSGAIEYQWKYNTDGTWIVITGANGSTYDPGVITETTIYRRGVRRANCIEWLYSNEVTKTVSNPTPPNCNDITGGTIGYSQTICTSGDPMAFVSVTPATTSFAGGVKYVWLRYEGANPPADMSLATVIAGANSDTYDAPAGSVTTKTWFRRCAAPNSSTCTVYYGETPWIFVETTTCGGTCDNVTYGGEIGYYESKCAPYDPEMIIETTPPSGGNGTLEYVWLYSTDNWTWITIAGANGPSYDPPVITETTFFSRGVRRAGCTDYIYSNSVLKRNSCSGKTGEGELEQAISGLTILPVPASTGLTVRFVSADQQVCDVQIFDIAGRQVDQQQIEASAGINEVNFDVSRWNAGYYFVSLSNGKQHERAKFTVIR, from the coding sequence ATGTTCTCAACAAAAAGCTACACGTTTTTTCAAGGACGCGTGAACAGTTTATTGTTTGCAGTTTCCTTGTTTTGGATTACAGCGTTAAGTTTTCAGAATCAAATTCATGCACAAGCGACCTGTACTCCTTCCACCCTCGTTAGCTGGGATATGAATGCATGTGCGTCAAGCTATTCCAGTTATACCGAATTTACGGCAACTTATCCGACAAGCAGTTGTTCGGGAGTAAGTGCCTCGAATGTTTACCGCAGCAACCCCTCGACCTATAAACATGCCTGTGTCTTAGGACAAGGAAATACAGGGGCTGCCATGAGTGTATCCGGTGCTACCAACAGCACGTATCCTTCGTCATCAGCCACAAAGGTCAAGTTTGAAGCTACCATAACCACTTCAACTCCCAGACAAATAACGGCTTTAAAATTTTATGCAAAAAGCCCTACTGTTTCAACTACCTTAGCCGGTTCTTCCACCACCAACAACTATCTACAAAAGTACGGTATCAGAATTTACAAAGGCTCAAGTTTAGTATATGAGGCTTCAAACTTAAGTCTTTCGACCTCATGGCAATTGAAAACCATTGACCTTTCCGGTGATTCTGATTTTCAGTTTTCCAGTACCAAAACTTTCAAGTTTGAATTAGTAGCCTATAAACCTGTCAATAACGGTTGCACCATTAATGTATGGGATTTGGACAATATAACTATCGAAGGATGTTGCTCCACTCCCGTAAACTGCAACGATATTACGGGTGGTTCTATCGGGCCTAATCAAACTATTTGTTCCGGCGGCGATCCTGCCATTATCAACAACACTTCCTCTGCAACTACATCTTTCAGCGGTGGGGTTAAATATCTTTGGTTTAAATACGTAGGATCTTCAGCTCCTTCATCCATGTCTTCTGCCACCTTGATTTCTGGAGCAACTTCAGCTTCTTATGACCCGCCCGCCGGCAGCGTTACTGCCAAAACATGGTATCGCCGGTGTGCAGCACCTAACAGCGCTTCCTGTACAACCTACAACGGCGAAACATCCTGGGTTTATGTCAATGTTACTACCCCGCCAACTTTGGTTTGCGAGGCAAAAGTAAATGGCACCTGGTCCACCTTAAATAATTGCGCGGTTACTGTATGTACCGGCAATTCATTGTGGTTAAGTGTGAACCCCAATATCAGTACCGTAGTTTGGACTGGCCCAAATGGCTATAATGCTACTGGAAATGATGCCTCTATTTCGAGCAGTGTAACAACCTCTCATGCAGGTACTTATACGGCGGTTCTGACAGACAATGGATGTTCCAGCACGGCTACCATCACTGTAACCGTTAATAACTGTACCCCACCGGTAAATTGTAATGATGTAACCGGCGGGTATATCACTCCAAACCAGACGATTTGTTCCGGAGGAGATCCTGCACCCATCACCAATTCAACTTCAGCATCAACATCTTATAGCGGAGGGGTAAAATACCAATGGTATAAATATGTGGGAAGTACTGCACCAAGTTCCCTTTCTTCGGCAACTTTAATACCGGGTGCTACGTCTTCTTCTTACGACCCGCCTGCCGGAAGTGTAACTTCAAAAACATGGTTTGTACGCGCGGCTGCACCAAACAGCGAGTCTTGTACAACTTATAGTGGACTGTCTAACTGGAAATATGTCAGTGTTACTACACCCCCGACTTTGACCTGTAAAGCGAAAGTCAACGGCACCTGGAATGTTCTGTCAAATTGTGCAGTTACGGTTTGTGTCGGCAACTCTTTGTATTTAGGGGTTCTTTCCGACGGGTCTTCTTTTTCATGGACTGGTCCAAATGGCTTCAGCTCAACAAATCAGTACCCTTTAATATCTAACAATGTAACAGCAGCTCATGCCGGAAGTTATACAATTGTGGTTACAAAAAATGGATGTACGACTTCTGCCACTATTGTGGTGACGGTAAGTACCTGCGGAACTCCGCCAAATTGTGGCGATATTACCGGAGGTTCTATCGGAAATGATCAAACAATTTGCGGTGGTGGAGACCCATCAAATATTTACAGCATCACCGATGCAACTACATCGTATAGTGGTGGGGTAAAATATCTATGGCTTTTGTATGTTGGTGCTACTCCCCCGTCTTCTATGTCCTCAGCAACTATAATTCCCGGAGCTACTTCAGCTTCTTATGATCCGCCTGCCGGCAGCATTACTTCCAAAACATGGTTCCGTCGCTGTGCAGCGCCTAACAGCGATGAGTGTACTACCTATAACGGTGAAACTGCCTGGGTGTATGTAGATGTAGCTCCAAATCCAGACACACCGACTCCAACAACCAACAGCGCAAGCAATGTTTGTCCGGCAACTTCAGTCAATCTGATATCACTACAACCGGCCGCTCCCAGTACTCCCGGTGGAGTGTTTGAATGGCATACCGGTAACGATGCTTCATCGCCATTAGTTGACAATCCAACTTCTGTCGGCAACGGCACTTACTATCTCTTTGAAAAATCAACAGCCAACTGTTACAGCAACGGGGCAATGGTAACCATTACTATTACAACCTGTGAAACTGTTTGCGATAACTACTACAATGGGGGCAGTGTCGGGTATTACCAAAGCCAGTGTGGTCCTTATACTCCCAACGAAATCATAGAACTCGAAGCCCCGGCCGGAGGAAGCGGTGCTTCAGAATATATCTGGCAATCCAGTGCAGACAACTGGCTATGGGTAACCATTGTAGGAGCAACAGGAGCCAGCTATCAGCCCGATGTCATTAGCAGTTCGATTTACATCCGCCGGGGTGTACGAAGGGTAAATTGTACCTCTTGGAGATATTCGAATGCCGTATTAAAAGAAGTTACCGGCCCCTGTGGCGGCACCAATGTTTGCGATAATTTTACCTCCGGTGGCAATATCGGATATGACGAAAGCGGTACTTCTCCTTTTGACCCATCAACTATTGTTGAAACTACGGCTCCCAATGGCGGAAGCGGTGCAATCGAATACCAATGGAAATACAACACAGACGGTACCTGGATTGTCATTACAGGTGCTAACGGTTCAACCTATGACCCGGGAGTAATTACTGAAACCACCATTTACCGAAGAGGTGTTCGTCGTGCCAACTGTATTGAATGGCTGTATTCCAACGAAGTAACTAAAACCGTATCCAATCCAACACCGCCCAACTGTAACGACATCACCGGCGGCACTATTGGTTACAGTCAAACAATTTGTACAAGTGGCGACCCAATGGCATTTGTATCTGTTACCCCTGCAACAACTTCTTTTGCCGGAGGTGTTAAATATGTTTGGCTCAGATATGAAGGCGCTAATCCGCCGGCAGATATGTCTTTGGCTACCGTAATTGCCGGTGCTAATTCAGATACTTATGATGCTCCTGCCGGAAGCGTTACCACAAAAACCTGGTTCCGTCGTTGTGCTGCACCTAATTCATCTACCTGTACAGTATATTATGGCGAAACCCCGTGGATTTTTGTTGAAACGACAACCTGCGGAGGCACCTGCGATAATGTTACCTACGGAGGAGAAATCGGCTACTATGAATCCAAATGCGCTCCTTATGATCCGGAAATGATAATTGAAACAACTCCTCCAAGTGGTGGCAACGGCACTTTGGAATATGTCTGGTTATACAGTACCGACAACTGGACCTGGATTACGATTGCCGGAGCAAACGGCCCAAGTTATGATCCTCCTGTCATCACAGAAACCACCTTCTTTAGTCGTGGAGTCAGAAGGGCCGGATGTACCGATTACATTTATTCAAACTCTGTATTAAAACGCAACTCTTGCTCCGGCAAAACCGGTGAAGGTGAACTGGAACAAGCCATTTCAGGTTTAACCATCCTTCCGGTTCCCGCTTCCACCGGTCTGACCGTGCGCTTTGTTTCTGCCGATCAACAAGTATGCGATGTTCAGATTTTTGACATTGCCGGAAGACAGGTTGACCAACAACAAATCGAAGCCTCTGCCGGAATCAATGAGGTGAACTTTGATGTAAGTCGTTGGAATGCCGGATACTATTTCGTATCCCTTTCAAATGGCAAACAACATGAGCGGGCTAAATTTACGGTAATCAGGTAA
- a CDS encoding IS110 family transposase — protein MPSAFQGIGRITATIVLAETNLFKNFNNAKQVTKYTGLDIVQRESGTFKGKQRISKHGNSFLRARLYMPALSAVRYNMPIKDLFDRITDKSGIKMKGITAASRKLLCLMCSMEKNKKDFDSHYHQKRVEATTAKSNKLAHCL, from the coding sequence GTGCCGTCAGCATTCCAGGGTATTGGGCGCATCACGGCTACGATTGTGCTGGCTGAAACTAATTTGTTTAAGAATTTTAACAATGCCAAGCAAGTTACCAAGTACACAGGACTTGATATAGTACAAAGAGAGTCCGGCACTTTTAAAGGCAAACAACGCATCTCAAAGCACGGAAATAGTTTTTTGAGAGCAAGACTCTATATGCCGGCACTATCAGCAGTAAGGTATAATATGCCGATCAAAGACTTGTTTGACCGAATAACTGACAAGAGTGGCATAAAAATGAAAGGCATCACGGCTGCAAGCAGGAAACTGCTCTGTTTAATGTGTTCCATGGAAAAAAACAAAAAAGATTTTGATAGTCATTACCATCAAAAACGGGTAGAAGCTACTACTGCCAAATCGAATAAGCTTGCACATTGCCTGTAA